The proteins below come from a single Aquarana catesbeiana isolate 2022-GZ linkage group LG12, ASM4218655v1, whole genome shotgun sequence genomic window:
- the YTHDF1 gene encoding YTH domain-containing family protein 1 isoform X2, with protein sequence MSATSVDPQRPKGQDSKVQNGSLHQKDNVHDNDFEQYLSGQSNQSNSYPSMTDPYLSSYYPPSIGFPYSLSEAPWSTGGDPPIPYLTPYGQLSNGDHHFMHDAVFGQPGGLGNNIYQHRFNFFPENHAFSAWGTSGSQGQQTQNSAYGGSYSYPPSSLGGTIVDGQTGFHNETLNKAPGMNSIEQGMVGLKIGSNVTASAVKTVGSVVNSVGMPSALSGNGGPSISMPPSKPTSWAAIASKPAKPQPKTKTKPVTIIGGALPPPPIKHNMDIGTWDNKGPVTKPPMPQQIPSPQSIPQPQPQQQLLQPIPAQPPPLSQAPFQNPPPPPQQQQQAPQNRWVAPRNRNAAYGQGGGSDGNPLGGAQPHAAPGSDSHPVLEKLKASHSYNPKDFDWNLKNGRVFIIKSYSEDDIHRSIKYSIWCSTEHGNKRLDSAFRSMNGKGPVYLLFSVNGSGHFCGVAEMRSPVDYGTSAGVWSQDKWKGKFDVKWLFVKDVPNNQLRHIRLENNDNKPVTNSRDTQEVPLEKAKLVLKIIATYKHTTSIFDDFSHYEKRQEEEEVVRKTGSGIRDRNC encoded by the coding sequence agtaaCAGCTACCCTTCAATGACGGACCCATACCTCTCCAGCTACTACCCTCCATCGATTGGTTTCCCGTACTCCCTCAGTGAGGCACCGTGGTCAACAGGTGGGGATCCTCCTATCCCGTACCTCACCCCGTATGGACAGCTGAGCAATGGAGACCACCATTTCATGCACGATGCCGTGTTTGGCCAGCCTGGTGGACTTGGAAACAACATCTACCAACATCGTTTCAACTTCTTCCCCGAGAACCATGCCTTCTCCGCCTGGGGCACCAGCGGCTCTCAGGGCCAGCAGACTCAGAACTCTGCCTATGGAGGTAGCTATAGCTACCCACCAAGCTCTCTGGGGGGCACCATTGTGGATGGACAGACCGGGTTTCACAATGAGACTCTGAACAAGGCACCTGGCATGAACAGCATTGAGCAGGGCATGGTGGGGCTAAAGATAGGTAGCAATGTTACCGCCTCTGCAGTCAAGACAGTGGGCTCTGTAGTCAATAGTGTAGGGATGCCTAGTGCCCTGTCTGGCAATGGGGGCCCAAGCATAAGCATGCCACCCTCAAAACCCACCTCTTGGGCCGCCATAGCCAGCAAACCTGCCAAACCCCAGCCTAAGACAAAAACCAAGCCCGTGACCATCATTGGTGGAGCCCTGCCTCCACCACCCATCAAACACAACATGGACATCGGCACATGGGATAACAAGGGCCCCGTCACAAAGCCTCCGATGCCTCAGCAAATCCCGTCTCCTCAGTCCATCCCTCAACCACAACCCCAACAGCAGCTGCTGCAGCCCATCCCGGCCCAACCACCGCCTTTATCCCAAGCCCCCTTCCAAaaccctccaccaccaccacagcagCAGCAACAGGCTCCACAAAACCGCTGGGTAGCCCCTCGGAACAGGAACGCTGCCTACGGGCAAGGTGGGGGATCTGATGGCAATCCCTTGGGTGGGGCCCAGCCTCATGCTGCTCCCGGTAGTGACTCCCATCCAGTGTTGGAGAAGCTCAAAGCCTCCCACAGCTACAACCCCAAGGACTTTGACTGGAACCTGAAAAATGGGCGAGTGTTTATCATTAAGAGCTACTCCGAGGACGATATCCACCGCTCCATCAAGTACTCTATCTGGTGTAGCACAGAGCATGGGAATAAGCGTCTAGACAGCGCCTTCCGCTCCATGAACGGCAAAGGCCCGGTCTACTTGCTCTTCAGCGTCAACGGCAGTGGACATTTCTGTGGCGTGGCCGAGATGCGGTCACCCGTCGACTACGGCACCAGCGCCGGTGTCTGGTCGCAGGACAAGTGGAAGGGCAAGTTTGACGTCAAGTGGCTCTTTGTCAAGGACGTCCCGAACAACCAGCTGAGGCACATCCGCCTGGAGAACAACGACAACAAACCGGTCACAAACTCGCGAGACACGCAGGAGGTGCCCTTAGAAAAAGCGAAACTAGTGCTTAAAATCATTGCCACTTACAAGCACACGACCTCCATCTTTGATGACTTTTCTCATTATGAGAAGcgccaggaggaggaagaggtcGTGCGCAAG